One Cuculus canorus isolate bCucCan1 chromosome 1, bCucCan1.pri, whole genome shotgun sequence DNA segment encodes these proteins:
- the CHD4 gene encoding chromodomain-helicase-DNA-binding protein 4 isoform X7 yields the protein MASGIGSPSPCSGGSDDDDMEILLNNAIPQHPGLQSLQGTQPEEEPEEELLSEAETPKIKKKKKPKKLKEPKVPKLSKRQKKELGDSSGEGNEFVEEEEEVLRSDSEGSDYTPGKKKKKKLGPKKEKKSKAKRKEEEEEEEEDDDSKEPKSSAQLLEDWGMEDIDHIFTEEDYRTLTNYKAFSQFVRPLIAAKNPKIAVSKMMMVLGAKWREFSTNNPFKGSSGASVAAAAAAAVAVVESMVTNVDAVLPQPPVDVPLRKAKTKEGKGPNARRKPKAGPRIPDIKKPKTKKVAPLKIKLGGFGSKRKRSSSEDDDLDVESDFDDASINSYSVSDGSTSRSSRCRKKLKAGKKKKKGEDDSTVAVDGYETDHQDYCEVCQQGGEIILCDTCPRAYHMVCLDPDMEKAPEGKWSCPHCEKEGIQWEAKEDNSEGEEILEDVVGDAEEEDDHHMEFCRVCKDGGELLCCDACPSSYHIHCLNPPLPEIPNGEWLCPRCTCPALKGKVQKILIWKWGQPPVGPPPPRPPDADPNAPPPKPLEGRPERQFFVKWQGMSYWHCSWVSELQLELHCQVMFRNYQRKNDMDEPPSGDFGGEEEKSRKRKNKDPKYAEMEERFYRYGIKPEWMMIHRILNHSVDKKGNVHYLIKWRDLPYDQASWESEDVDIQDYDLYKQAYWNHRELMRGEEGRPGKKLKKVKMRKLERPPETPTVDPTVKYDRQPEYLDVTGGTLHPYQLEGLNWLRFSWAQGTDTILADEMGLGKTVQTAVFLYSLYKEGHSKGPFLVSAPLSTIINWEREFEMWAPDMYVVTYVGDKDSRAIIRENEFTFEDNAIRGGKKASRMKKEAAVKFHVLLTSYELITIDMAILGSIDWACLIVDEAHRLKNNQSKFFRVLNGYSLQHKLLLTGTPLQNNLEELFHLLNFLTPERFHNLEGFLEEFADIAKEDQIKKLHDMLGPHMLRRLKADVFKNMPSKTELIVRVELSPMQKKYYKYILTRNFEALNARGGGNQVSLLNVVMDLKKCCNHPYLFPVAAMEAPKMPNGMYDGSALIRASGKLLLLQKMLKNLKEGGHRVLIFSQMTKMLDLLEDFLEHEGYKYERIDGGITGNMRQEAIDRFNAPGAQQFCFLLSTRAGGLGINLATADTVIIYDSDWNPHNDIQAFSRAHRIGQNKKVMIYRFVTRASVEERITQVAKKKMMLTHLVVRPGLGSKTGSMSKQELDDILKFGTEELFKDEATEGGDNKEGEDSSVIHYDDKAIERLLDRNQDETEDTELQGMNEYLSSFKVAQYVVREEEMGEEEEVEREIIKQEESVDPDYWEKLLRHHYEQQQEDLARNLGKGKRIRKQVNYNDGSQEDRDWQDDQSDNQSDYSVASEEGDEDFDERSEARRPSRKGLRNDKDKPLPPLLARVGGNIEVLGFNARQRKAFLNAIMRYGMPPQDAFTTQWLVRDLRGKSEKEFKAYVSLFMRHLCEPGADGAETFADGVPREGLSRQHVLTRIGVMSLIRKKVQEFEHVNGRWSMPELAEIEENKKLSQPSSPSPKTPTPSTPGDTQPNTPAPIPLPEEGVKVEEGATAKEQGESSEPEKELSASATETDVPMEQCAQPVETPPQEAKSPVNTTEGDEKKVEDSEVKERPDEPMEVEGKGDVEKVEDRAPVENPSEPPVITLDEKDEKKDDDKRDVVMLQNGEMLKESVDERHKKAVKQRFMFNIADGGFTELHSLWQNEERAATVTKKTYEIWHRRHDYWLLAGIINHGYARWQDIQNDPRYAILNEPFKGEMNRGNFLEIKNKFLARRFKLLEQALVIEEQLRRAAYLNMSEDPSHPSMALNTRFAEVECLAESHQHLSKESMAGNKPANAVLHKVLKQLEELLSDMKADVTRLPATIARIPPVAVRLQMSERNILSRLANRSSEPPPPPPPQQVAQQQ from the exons ATGGCGTCGGGCATCGGATCTCCATCACCGTGCTCAGGGGGCAGCGATGATGATGACATGGAGATCCTTTTGAACAACGCaatcccccagcacccaggtCTGCAGAGCCTGCAGGGCACAC AGCCTGAAGAAGAGCCAGAAGAAGAGCTTCTGTCAGAGGCTGAGACACCCAAAatcaagaagaagaagaagccCAAGAAACTAAAGGAACCCAAAGTGCCCAAGCTCAGCAAGCGTCAGAAGAAGGAG ctgggGGACAGCTCTGGTGAGGGGAATGAATttgtggaggaagaggaggaggttctGCGCTCTGACAGTGAGGGCAGTGACTACACtcctgggaagaagaaaaagaagaaattagggcccaagaaggaaaagaaaagcaaagccaagcgcaaggaggaggaggaggaagaggaagaagatgatgaCTCAAAG GAGCCGAAGTCATCTGCTCAGCTCCTGGAAGACTGGGGCATGGAGGATATTGATCATATCTTCACAGAGGAGGATTACCGCACTCTCACCAATTACAAAGCCTTCAGCCAGTTTGTCAG GCCACTTATTGCAGCCAAGAACCCTAAAATAGCAGTGTCGAAGATGATGATGGTACTGGGAGCCAAATGGAGGGAGTTTAGCACAAACAACCCCTTCAAGGGAAGTTCAGGTGCATcagtggcagctgctgcagctgcagctgttgCAGTAGTGGAGAGTATGGTGACAAATGTGGATGCTGTCCTGCCTCAGCCTCCTGTAGATGTGCCACTCAGGAAAGCCAAGACAAAAGAGGGCAAAG GACCCAATGCCCGGCGGAAGCCAAAGGCTGGTCCTCGTATTCCTGATATCAAGAAACCTAAAACAAAGAAGGTGGCACCTTTGAAAATCAAATTGGGAGGATTTGGTTCCAAGCGCAAAAGATCATCA AGTGAAGATGATGATCTGGATGTGGAGTCAGACTTCGATGATGCCAGCATCAACAGCTACTCTGTGTCAGATGGATCGACAAGCCGTAGTAGCCGCTGTCGCAAAAAACTCaaagctgggaaaaagaaaaagaagg GTGAGGACGACTCCACAGTGGCTGTGGATGGCTATGAGACAGATCACCAGGACTACTGTGAGGTGtgccagcagggaggagaaattATACTGTGCGATACCTGCCCTCGTGCCTACCACATGGTTTGCCTGGACCCAGACATGGAGAAAGCCCCAGAGGGCAAATGGAGTTGCCCGCACTGT GAAAAAGAGGGCATTCAATGGGAAGCAAAGGAGGATAACTCTGAAGGTGAGGAGATCCTagaggatgttgtgggggatgctgaggaggaggatgacCACCATATGGAGTTCTGTAGAGTCTGCAAGGATGGCggagagctgctgtgctgtgatgCCTGTCCTTCGTCCTATCACATCCACTGCCTGAATCCCCCGTTGCCAGAGATTCCCAACGGAGAGTGGCTGTGTCCTCGCTGCACT TGCCCAGCTTTGAAAGGAAAGGTGCAGAAGATCTTGATCTGGAAATGGGGTCAGCCCCCTGTTGGCCCACCACCACCACGTCCACCTGATGCAGACCCTAATGCTCCTCCCCCTAAGCCTCTGGAGGGTCGGCCTGAAAGGCAGTTCTTTGTCAAGTGGCAGGGCATGTCCTACTGGCACTGCTCTTGGGTGTCAGAGTTGCAG ctggagctgcacTGCCAGGTCATGTTTCGAAACTACCAACGCAAAAATGATATGGATGAGCCACCCTCAGGGGACtttggaggggaagaggagaagagccgaaagagaaagaacaaggaCCCCAAATATGCTGAGATGGAGGAGCGCTTCTATCGATATGGGATCAAGCCTGAGTGGATGATGATCCACAGGATCCTTAATCATAG TGTGGATAAGAAGGGCAATGTCCACTATCTGATTAAATGGAGAGACCTACCATATGACCAGGCGTCCTGGGAAAGCGAAGACGTGGATATCCAAGATTATGATCTCTACAAGCAAGCCTACTGGAATCACAG GGAGCTGATGAGAGGTGAAGAGGGCAGACCTGGTAAGAAGTTAAAGAAAGTGAAGATGCGGAAACTGGAAAGGCCTCCTGAGACTCCCACAGTAGAT CCAACAGTGAAATATGACCGGCAACCAGAGTACCTTGATGTAACAGGGGGCACTTTGCATCCTTACCAACTGGAAGGACTGAACTGGCTGCGCTTCTCTTGGGCTCAGGGCACAGATACAATCTTGGCTGATGAAATGGGTCTGGGAAAGACCGTGCAGACAGCAGTGTTCTTGTATTCTTTATACAAAGAG GGCCACTCAAAGGGTCCCTTCTTGGTGAGTGCCCCGCTGTCCACAATCATCAACTGGGAACGAGAATTTGAGATGTGGGCCCCGGATATGTATGTGGTGACCTATGTCGGGGACAAAGACAGCCGGGCCATCATCCGTGAGAATGAGTTCACTTTTGAGGATAACGCTATACGTGGAGGCAAAAAAGCATCCAGAATGAAG aagGAGGCTGCTGTGAAGTTCCACGTGCTCCTTACCTCCTATGAACTGATCACAATCGATATGGCCATACTAGGCTCTATTGACTGGGCCTGCCTCATTGTAGATGAAGCTCACAGGCTGAAGAACAACCAGTCTAAG TTCTTCCGTGTGCTGAATGGTTACTCCCTCCAGCACAAGCTGCTGCTTACAGGAACTCCCCTGCAGAACAACCTGGAAGAACTGTTCCACTTGCTGAACTTCCTGACACCGGAGAGATTCCA taactTGGAGGGCTTCCTAGAAGAGTTTGCAGATATTGCCAAGGAAGATCAGATCAAGAAGCTGCACGACATGCTGGGCCCACACATGCTGAGGCGTCTCAAAGCTGATGTCTTCAAGAACATGCCATCTAAGACTGAACTCATTGTCAGAGTGGAGTTGAGCCCTATGCAGAA gaaatattataaatacattttgacAAGGAACTTTGAGGCACTGAATGCACGGGGTGGTGGTAACCAAGTCTCCTTGCTCAATGTTGTTATGGATCTCAAGAAGTGCTGTAACCACCCCTACCTCTTCCCGGTGGCTGCTATG gaAGCTCCAAAAATGCCAAATGGCATGTATGATGGTAGTGCACTTATTCGAGCCTCTGGAAAGCTGTTATTGCTGCAGAAGATGTTAAAGAACCTTAAGGAAGGAGGACACAGGGTGCTCATATTCTCTCAG ATGACTAAAATGTTGGACCTTTTAGAAGACTTCTTGGAACATGAAGGCTACAAATATGAGAGGATTGATGGAGGAATCACAGGGAACATGCGTCAGGAGGCTATTGATCGTTTCAATG CTCCTGGTGCTcagcagttttgctttctgctttcaacTCGAGCTGGGGGTCTTGGTATTAACTTGGCCACAGCAGATACTGTGATTATCTACGATTCAGACTGGAACCCCCACAATGATATCCAG GCCTTCAGTCGTGCACACAGAATTGGACAGAACAAGAAAGTGATGATATACCGCTTTGTGACAAGGGCCTCAGTGGAGGAGCGTATCactcaggtggccaagaagaaaatgatgctAACTCATCTGGTAGTGAGACCAGGGTTGGGCTCCAAGACAGGCTCCATGTCCAAACAGGAACTTGATGACATTCTCAAATTTGGCACTGAAGAGCTCTTCAAGGATGAGGCTACTGAGGGGG GGGATAACAAAGAAGGTGAGGACAGCAGTGTCATCCACTATGATGACAAAGCAATTGAACGTCTACTGGATCGGAACCAGGATGAAACAGAAGATACTGAACTTCAGGGCATGAATGAGTATCTCAGCTCCTTCAAGGTGGCCCAGTATGTGGTTCGTGAGGAAGAGATGGGG gaggaagaggaggttgagCGGGAGATCATTAAGCAGGAAGAATCAGTGGATCCCGATTACTGGGAAAAGCTGCTGCGTCATCATTATGAACAGCAACAGGAGGATCTTGCCAGGAATCTGGGCAAGGGCAAACGTATTCGCAAGCAAGTTAACTACAATGATGGCTCGCAAGAGGATAGAG actgGCAGGATGACCAGTCAGATAATCAGTCAGACTATTCAGTTGCTTCTGAAGAAGGAGACGAGGACTTTGATGAGAGATCTGAAG CTCGTCGGCCTAGCCGCAAAGGCCTGAGAAATGATAAGGATAAGCCTCTGCCTCCCTTACTTGCCCGTGTGGGAGGGAACATTGAG GTCTTGGGATTCAACGCCCGCCAGCGGAAAGCCTTTCTCAACGCTATCATGCGCTATGGAATGCCACCTCAGGATGCCTTCACCACTCAGTGGCTTGTTCGGGACCTCCGTGGCAAGTCAGAGAAAGAGTTCAA GGCCTATGTCTCACTGTTCATGCGCCATTTATGTGAGCCTGGAGCTGATGGTGCAGAAACCTTTGCAGATGGGGTCCCACGGGAAGGCCTTTCTCGACAACATGTCCTTACTCGCATTGGGGTCATGTCACTTATACGCAAAAAG GTGCAGGAATTTGAGCATGTGAATGGCCGTTGGAGTATGCCAGAGCTGGCAGAGATAGAGGAGAACAAGAAACTTTCACAGCCAAGCTCACCCTCTCCCAAAACTCCAACCCCTTCGACACCAGGAGATACACAGCCAAATACACCTGCCCCTATCCCTCTACCTG AGGAAGGAGTAAAAGTAGAAGAAGGAGCCACTGCTAAGGAACAAGGAGAGTCATCTGAACCAGAGAAGGAGCTCAGTGCATCTGCTACTGAAACAGATGTCCCTATGGAG cagtgtgcccagccTGTGGAGACACCACCACAGGAAGCAAAATCCCCAGTGAACACCAcagaaggagatgaaaaaaaagtagaggaTTCAGAGGTGAAGGAAAGACCAGATGAGCCAATGGAAGTAGAAGGCAAAG gtgATGTGGAGAAAGTGGAAGATAGAGCACCTGTTGAGAATCCCTCTGAACCTCCTGTGATCACCCTGGATGAGAAAG ATGAGAAAAAGGATGATGATAAGAGAGATGTGGTGATGCTGCAGAATGGAGAGATGCTGAAAGAGTCAGTAGATGAAAGGCACAAGAAGGCAGTAAAGCAGCGTTTCATGTTCAACATAGCAGATGGTGGCTTCACTG AACTACACTCCCTGTGGCAGAACGAAGAGCGGGCTGCAACTGTCACAAAGAAGACCTATGAGATCTGGCATCGACGTCATGACTACTGGCTCCTTGCTGGGATTATCAA TCATGGCTATGCCCGTTGGCAGGATATTCAGAATGATCCACGTTACGCCATCCTCAATGAACCCTTCAAGGGTGAGATGAACAGGGGTAATTTCctggaaataaagaataagTTCTTGGCAAGGAGATTTAAG CTCCTGGAACAAGCGCTGGTGATTGAGGAGCAGTTGCGGCGAGCTGCCTATCTGAACATGTCAGAAGACCCATCTCATCCATCTATGGCTCTGAACACACGTTTTGCAGAGGTGGAATGCCTGGCTGAGAGCCACCAGCACCTATCGAAGGAGTCAATGGCCGGGAATAAACCAGCCAACGCTGTGCTGCACAAAG TCCtgaagcagctggaggagcttTTGAGTGACATGAAGGCAGATGTGACTCGTTTGCCTGCTACCATTGCCCGTATCCCACCTGTGGCAGTGCGCCTCCAGATGTCAGAGCGCAACATCCTCAGCCGGCTGGCTAACCGCAGCAGTGAGCCCCCTCCACCGCCACCTCCCCAACAA GTGGCCCAGCAGCagtga